The Rutidosis leptorrhynchoides isolate AG116_Rl617_1_P2 unplaced genomic scaffold, CSIRO_AGI_Rlap_v1 contig109, whole genome shotgun sequence genomic sequence TGTAAAGCTCTTTTCAATATATAGAATCGATACTTAAGACTTATGTTATATGCATATTAGTATTTTTTATTACGTTCGTAATTGTGTGTGAATGAACTATATCCCATTAACTTTGCCAGAATTTGACCCCAATCAGTCTCGATACGTGTAATCTAGCCCCGAGTCACATACATACATAAAAAAGCACACAAATTTCAGTCTAATAAAGTGATGAaaaataaactgaaaatatcaaaTTTTCATTGAAGGCATTTGAATATGAGCATGGCATATACTCATAGCTAGATACGCCACTTTATTACTCTTCACACGGCATTTAGCTACATATTTGTTCCCATTTTACTTTCATATATTTTCTTCATTCTATATTAATTGTTTATTTTGATTCTAAAAGCGGATGTAACAAAAATCAACTCCAATTCATCTCTTACCTTTTGAAAAGTCAACATATTTTTTGTAATTAAAATAGTATCCACGCCGTTGATGTGATCGTGTGACTCAACCATATTCAGTCTCCAGCTCTCTCGAAAGATAATAGATAGTCCTAAACTCCCTTttcctttttattaaaattataatcttcattattattatttttatttttattttatcaatTTACTGTCAATGATATAAGAATGCCGTGAATGGCCGAATATCCTAGGAAAGCCAGACATGAATATTCGATCAGACCATGAAGGACGAGCCTTTTTCAAGTCGTTGTGTATGTAATATGGTGGGTACATACTGCCCGCCTCGAGGACCATTTAGGCATGAGAAATTGTCCACAAACCAATAGGCATCACCCCAAAACAAAAGGAAATTATTGCTAGTCTATATACTACAGTAAGTACTAGCAATCATTAATTATCCCAATCTTCACTCTAATGATCATGTGCGAACCAATTACCCCAACCCAAACTAGggaaataaaaataattatcactattattaagcgttagtaaaaaaaaaagaaaagaagaatTTTAGTTAATTTGATCATTACCAATTTGCCGTCTAAAACTTTTTAACTTTTATAAAAGTTTGCTACTTTAATAGTTTCGAAATCCTAATTGAATACTTACCGTAACGGAAATCATACAACGTTGAACAGTTGATACGGATTTGACATTCATCATCTACGGGAGGTAATTTTAATGATATATTAATGTACCTAATTGCCTTGTATTATAAAATACTCTTCCGTCTgttaatatataatttttttagctTTTTAGATATATTTAAgaagatatttatatgtatattaatattgattaaatattttttttttaatgtatgaaaaaaaattaaaaaaacatgTATTAACAGACATAAGGAATAATGAATTCAAAATTTAGGTATCTATTTGTAGTATTTGGAAGTCCTGGTGGCAGACTGTAAATTTATCAAAAGTTCAGGTACCTACGGTCATATGCGGACATGAATTGCGCTAAGTAACAGTTTTAAGATTGTTGTCCTGAAGTTTTTTAGGATGGCTGTCTTGTTTAGTCGTTTTTATATAAGCTAACCAAATAACTGTCTTTGTGGGCGATGTTTTTGCTACTCACACGGTGATTATAGTGGACTGATAAATATATCTCTTTCTTGCAACTGATTTCTCTGTATTATAAAAAGATTTTTGTTTTTTTCCTTTCAAACTCAAATACAAAGACAAATTATACAATCAGAACTTTTTCACATGAAAATATTGCATCCGAACACACTTATGGAATCCAATATCAATAGTCAAAAGTCAAATACAAATCGATCGAACGTCAAAAAAATTGCATCACACAAACTCATTATAGACTCCAATTTCAATAAAATTCTTCAAATCTTCATTAATGGAACTCCTTTCATGAAATTAAGTCGAAACAAGTTAAGTCGAAACAAGTTAAGGAAATAGAACTAAAACATATGGATGATTGACTAATTTTTTCATTCCTTACCATCTTTCAATTAAATTAACCCCGTCCAAACTCAACGGCGAAATAAaattctatatatttatttttctatTAAAAACAAAAATCAATATCTTCTATTTGTAAATGTTAGATAGTTAAGCTTTGGTGGTGATGGGTCTATTCGGCAGCGACGACGAGCACGGAAATTTAATGAAAGAGTTGGTATAAAACATACAGACATGGATTGTACAAAATGGAAGAGTTTAGTTTGTTGTTAAAGGAGAAACGGTCAAGCGGACTTAGCTTGGTCAAGTGGAGGTCGAGTCGATGAAGAGAGATGAGATAagaattttggatttttcgactttgaaAGGAACAAAACTGACTTGTATGAGAGAACAATTGAAAAATAGGGGTATTTTTGTCAATTTAATATAATTACTGTATAAGTAGCAAAAACTTAGCGTGTCAATAAACACACCCGTCTTTGTCAAtaatttaaaatacaaacttttatTATTACATTTTAATAGTGGTCAAGCATCAAATCTAAATAAAGAAATTTTGAGCAAAATTAGACAATGACAAATCACAGCAGTTGGTTCCTTATTCAAATATGTTTCCATTTTGTAATTACTTGTTAGATTAAGTAAAAATTGATGACGactttaaattaatattgtacatCTTAAATAAACACTAGGAAGATACAAGAGATTACCACTTTACCAGCAACCACGTCGCTCCAAAATTGCCAACTAACAAAGCATCTAAACCAAAATACTCTATGATACAATGTTTCATCACATACTACATCAATTAATAAAAATAAAGATGTACATTCATTATTCCTAATGAAATTTGTGCATGAAAATAGTTGATGAGTTTGATGAGTTTTAAATTGAGAGACTCtctatatttaaaaataaaaataaaaattgagagACTCTCTTAAAAATTTAGATACATTAGATTCTTTTAGAAGACACATCGAATGATTTTAATTTTTTTACTTAAAATTAATAACTAGTGATTAAATCTATCTCTTCAATATAATTTATAcgtattatcaaaaaaaaaattatattaaaaaattaaaaatagttaaagtacttaatatttttttattcaaaTCTTTCTAAAGTCAATTTACCCCATAATCATGCCCAGGACTTGTTATATCCATAGGGCCATAGCACTATATTTATACATGAATCGGCATCGAGTATTTAGTTTAAATAAATATCGTTAGATCTTTCGTATCAATTTTTTTATGTTATAGATAGATGATCTTAATTAGCGCCCTTTCCTCCTTTTCCCTATTCAAGTAAAACGAGTTTTAAAGAGAACGATATGTATCTATTCTtttatacttaaatatatatatatatatatttatttataaatatcatGATCTCGAATTTTGAGTAAAATTTTTGAGGGCATATCAAAATTACTCATTAAATATAGTGTAAGATTAAGAATACAatattctcaaaaaaaaaaaaacaagaagatTAAGAATACAAGACATTTTTTTTGTAGAATCTAGAATACAATCCATTGATCATCATATACTCTAtagatataattaaaacttaaaagtttcaaatttacttcatttatattaaatactaCCAACAAAGATACAATTTCACAAAAACAAAATAGTTGTTCTCGTACCAATTACCATGACATTAAAAGTACATGGGTGATGAAAGATGAAACATTATTTTAAAATAGGTAATTGTTTGATTTGAGAATATAAAAACTAAACATTCTTTTGAGTCGATAACTATTTCTATACGTaccttatatatttttatattaaataattgtatatttgattatattcatttaaattttatttttaaaataaaaatattatataattattttataaaaaagaTTACATATAAAATATCTATGAAAATATATTTCTTTAAAAATACACCTAAATTTTTTCCCTTAAAATCAGTCTACGGACTCAGCTAGACCAAAATGTGGAGAAAACCAACCCAACTTTGAGGTTGAAGACAAAGTAAAATAAAAGATGAACACAATAGTTCGGTACATATATAGTAGTGACTATGACATATCAATAAAAATATGTCGTAATAATTAAGGATACAATAATGTGTTTCAATTAACAAAATATTCTCCAAatcaaaatatttaagatttcatcttcaaaatatatatatatatatatttaagatttcTACAGAATATTAAAGAAAGATAATTATTTTTTAGATTAAAATATTTTTTAATTGCGTGTGGTTTAACAAGGGTGAGGGAATAACTACagaatattaaaatatatattaattttagatTTAAATAATTCTTTGTTATGCATTACTACTAATTACGTTCGTTGTGTATTTAGAGCGTGCTTCGTcttattccaaaatatatattatgttacttttaataaaaaaatataaattatcTAGAACAAGACGAAATATACTTCATACATACGACAAACGCAAAATGTATCTGAATTATTCAGATATCCGTTGTATTAAAAAATTAAAACCTAAAACGGATGGGTATCATCGGTTATTCGCCACCCATTTAATTATTACTATTTATGTATTTATAATATTTTAGGGCataaattatttttttaatataataagatatttttaaataggtatttatttatatatccatCGCATTTTTTGTAAAATCCATAAATGACCTAAATCCGTCCAAGATAAGTAATTttataaaatgatttttttttaaaagttaacTTAAGATAATTATAGATTAACTCAGGATCCATTGATCTAGTGGTTATCGAAATGAGATTTATTCTGAAAGTTATGGATCGATCTTCTTCGAACGTGAATAAGACAATTTTATTATGTAATTCAAAAtcaataataaaataaatgatCATGTATTATAATAAAGGGACACCATTATAAATTATCTATTCCGTTTACTTAGCCCCATAGGCATCGATTGATATGGGCACGGTCCGGTTTTGAACCGTAATCGAATTGAGCTAAAATCGGGTCGAATCGGTTTCGTGATTATGGTTTCAGAACTGAATTGAAATCAATTTTTTCACAGTATCATTCCCttttttcttttataaaaataaatatattatatggaACTGAACCATAATCATTAGAACCATAAATTTATAATTTCGATTTAATTCTATAAACATTACAATATCAATTCGGTTTCATAAATTTAAAAACCGTAAACCGTCAATTTTGAATCGAAATTGGACCGATCCAACCATTGCCATGAATTgagactttttatttttattttttaaggggctgccaattgagacttgatgggaggagtattattatattatttgtaCATGTATTATTATAGTGTTGCAAAAGAAAGAATTTATGTTGTCACCCTCATAAGCACGAAAGTGGGGTCCCCACAAATATACAAACAGAGACAAGATagaaaaagagaaaataaaaaaagagagaaaaagcaAAAGATACACACAGACACAGAGAAGAGAGAGAAAGTATTATTTTGCAGATTCACCACCgattctctctctctctagaaagtAGAAGCTATCACCAGGCTCAGCTCTTCTCTCAATAATAATAGTTTCCTCTTGCTGCGTGCTTATCTTCTCGTTGATTTCACTCTCTTTCCCTTctccttttctctctctctctctctataaacCAGGAAGAAGAAAAAGTGGTTTCATTTTCGCTTTCAAATGAATGGCGCTAGGGTTTCATTAAAACCTTTGCGTTGTTGAAGGTAACCCTTTATTTTTACCCTTTTGGGTTTTCTAAAATGTGGTAAAGTCTTGTTTTTTCTTTATGATTAGAGGTTCCTGATAAATTGGTAGATTAGAAATGGAGTTTGGGAACCCAAATGTgggttttcttttgtttttgtccTGTTTGGTTTCCGAGAAACGTCGACAGTTGATTTAATATCGTGTAATGTCTCCTACATTTTCTCACTAGCTCAACAGCTCATATATATCAATCAATCACCAACCCTTTTTTTTAGATCTAAGAAAAAGTTGATTACTTGGTGTCTCTTATTTTTTGATTTTGAAGAGTTCAAGCTCTCAGATCTGAAGTTAATTTAAGGGAAATTAAAAGTTTTCATTTTTTGTTCACCTGATAATATATTTGGTAAGATCTAGCTAGAGACGTCTCTAAAAACTGTGTCGTTTTGATTTTATCTTCACACTCCCCATTTTGTGTTTTATAAGTACATTTTATTTATTTCGGGCTTGACGCTTGTCGGTTTGAATGTTGTTTTGTTTCCTATTTTTCAGTTTCCCGAGTATTTAGCTGGACTttgtttataattaattattaattaacggCTCATTTGTTTGGTCTCTTAGGTTTCTGAGAAGAAAGTTTTGAAATTTAAAACAAGAAGCAAGCAGAGAATTACACTAATTCAACCGATCAACTCGAAAATTTCAACTTTAGCTGTTTGAGTGTGTCTACATCGATTGAAAAGATGCAGAGGCCACCACCGGAAGATTTTGCTCTTAAAGAGACCAAGCCCCATCTCGGGGGAATGAAGGTCACCGGAGACAGACTCACGAGCACTTATGATCTCGTCGAGCAAATGCAGTATCTCTATGTTCGTGTCGTCAAAGCCAAGGATTTACCTGGAAAAGATGTTACAGGAAGTTGTGATCCTTACACCGAAGTTAAACTCGGTAACTATAAAGGTACCACCCGGCATTTCGAGAAGAAGTCGAATCCTGAGTGGAGTCAGGTATTTGCTTTCTCAAAGGAAAGGATTCAGGCTTCGGTGCTTGAGGTTACAGTGAAAGATAAAGATTTAGTGAAGGATGATTTCATCGGTCGGGTTTTGTTCGATTTGAATGAGATTCCGAAAAGGGTCCCGCCGGATAGTCCTCTTGCACCACAGTGGTATAGATTGGAGGATCGCAAAGGGGATAAAGCTAAAGGAGAGTTGATGTTAGCTGTTTGGTGGGGTACGCAGGCCGACGAGGCGTTTCCAGAAGCGTGGCATTCCGATGCAGCCACAGTTAGTGGAACCGATGGCCTTGCCAATATCCGGTCAAAGGTATATCTCTCTCCCAAGCTCTGGTATTTAAGGCTTAACGTTATTGAAGCTCAGGACTTGCAACCAACTGATAAAGGTAGATATCCTGAAGTCTACGTTAAGGCCATCCTTGGAAATCAGGCTTTGAGAACTAGAATTTCCCCGGCTAGGAACATTAATCCCATGTGGAACGAAGATTTGATGTTTGTTGCAGCGGAACCATTTGAGGAGCCTTTGATTCTGAGTGTGGAAGATAGAGTAGCACCTAACAAGGATGAAATTCTCGGTAGGTGTGCAATTCCGTTACAGTATGTTGACCGGAGATTGGACCACAAGCAGTCAATACAAAATGGCATAATCTTGAGAAGCACGCTATAATGGAAGGAGAGAAAAAGAAGGAAATCAAGTTTGCTAGCAGAATCCATCTGAGAATCTGCTTAGAAGGTGGTTATCACGTTCTCGACGAATCCACACATTACAGTAGTGATCTCAGGCCAACAGCCAAGCAATTGTGGAAACCCAGCATTGGTGTTTTGGAAGTCGGTATTCTGAGCGCTCAAGGTCTTATGCCAATGAAGACAAAAGATGGTAGAGGGACTACTGATGCTTACTGTGTAGCCAAGTATGGCCAGAAATGGGTCCGTACGAGGACTATTATCGATAGTTTCATGCCTAAGTGGAATGAGCAATACACATGGGAGGTTTTCGATCCTTGCACGGTTATTACTGTTGGCGTATTCGATAACTGTCATTTGCATGGAGGAGGAGATAAAGCTGGAGGAGCAAAGGATACGAGAATCGGAAAAGTAAGGATTCGTCTTTCCACACTCGAAACAGATCGTGTCTACACACATTCGTATCCTCTTCTGGTTTTACATACAAATGGTGTTAAGAAAATGGGTGAGATTCATCTGGCTGTGAGATTCACTTGCTCGTCGTTGCTGAATATGATGCACATGTACTCACATCCTCTGTTACCGAAAATGCATTATCTCCATCCATTGACTGTTAGCCAGCTCGATAGCTTGAGGCATCAAGCGACTCAGATTGTGTCGATGCGGCTCAGCCGAGCCGAGCCGCCACTGAGGAAGGAGGTAGTAGAGTATATGCTGGATGTTGGTTCTCACATGTGGAGTATGAGGAGAAGCAAAGCTAACTTTTTCAGGATCATGGGGGTTTTGGGTGGCTTAATTGCTGTCGGTAAATGGTTTGATCAAATCTGCAACTGGAAAAATCCGATCACCACCGTGCTGATCCACATTCTGTTCGTCATCCTGGTTCTGTATCCGGAACTGATCTTACCGACGATCTTCCTGTACCTTTTCTTGATCGGAGTGTGGTACTACCGGTGGAGGCCACGCCATCCTCCCCACATGGACACTCGTCTTTCCTATGCTGATTCCGCGCATCCCGACGAGCTCGACGAGGAGTTTGACACTTTCCCGACATCCCGACCCTCGGATATCGTTAGAATGAGGTACGACCGGCTGAGGAGTATTGCTGGGAGAATTCAGACGGTGGTCGGAGATTTAGCTACACAGGGAGAGAGGTTTCAGTCGTTGCTGAGCTGGCGTGACCCGAGAGCCACTGCTCTTTTTGTCATATTCTGTTTGATAGCTGCCATTGTCCTCTACGTTACCCCTTTCCAGGTCGTGGCACTTCTCACTGGATTTTACGTTTTACGACACCCGAGGTTCCGTCACAAGCTTCCTTCTGTTCCCCTTAACTTCTTCAGGAGATTGCCAGCTAGGACTGATTGCATGCTATGATGAGAAGGCCTCGATATTGCGGTAAGGCAGCGGATTTTCCCCTTTTTTTCTTTTCCCGGTCATGTTTAAGTTAGTAGAAGTAGGAACTGATGGATGGGGCTTGTGGCATTATTGTATTATTATCATGTGGGATTATATGTTCTCTCTCTCTTGTCGTTCATAGGATAATTTATTTATGTTGTGGAATCAAGTTTAATGTCGGTGATCAATCCatgttttgtaattttgtgtaagaTGGTGATTGAAACACTTTTTAACATTTAGTAATCTTATTATTATGCTGCCTATTCCTGGCCTCGGAGCAAAATTAGTCTGATGTTCTTGCTTGTAAGATTCTGTTACATTGATTGTTATCTTTATTTTATGTAGAATATAGATCCTCTGGACCTTTTTTGATACAGTATTTATGAACCTGGCAGAGACGAACATGTGTTTTCCTGTCTGAATCTTATAGTTTCTATCATTATCAACTATGTGATCCATTAATACACTCTCTTTGAGCCATGTTGAAGTCAAAACGATGGACATTAAATGCTTGATAGAATGTTATTTAGTTTATTGAATGCTGTTGGCAGTAACTTTTGCAGAAAGTGAATTCTTCAGCTTGTGAAGATAGCCCGACTCTAACTCAAAATTATAACCATTAGGGAAAAAATTATCGAAAATCTGAGAATTAATTTTATCTAAGTTTATAATCCAAAACTAGTGTTACATTGTGTGTGTATTGTTTTGTTTCTGTTGCATGGAAATGGACAAAATGAAAGGCTGGTAAGATGGAAGAATGTCTGTGTGGTTTTGAATGAGCAAACTATTTGACTGAACAAATGCAATGGCAATGGCAATGGCACgcttatatatatgtacacattccaTGCCATTGCCTTGTCTCTGCACTGCAACAAagtcctagagagagagagagattctaggaATCCTACAATATTGTTGTATTTTTCCTAGGTCTGTCTGGAGTGTATACCTTATCTtctttatttagttttactttccTACTACTTTACAGTCTGGATTCCACAACTCTTTTCTTTCTTTTGTTGTTTTCCTAATTCCTAGTTCTTCTCTCTCGTTAGGAAATAGGAGTTTTAGGGTCAATGGTTACAATCAGTGTGTAGTGTACTTGGCAATCAAGAATGACAGAATAAAGCCCTTTTTACAGCTTTACGTTAAAAACATAGGTGTCCATTGCCTTCTTCTAGCAAATGCTAATCAGTCTTCTCTCCACATGTTCGAGATTCTCGAATGAGGTATTGAAATGGCCGATCAATCGCACAATTTACATGTCGGCATGAAGAATTTCGCAAAATCTAAATTACAAGATAACATAGATTAATGTAACAAATTGTGATTTACTTGTATCCCATTTGAGACGACTCATAACATTTCAATCATTTACCGATCATTTGGGTTAGGGTTAAATGGGGATTAGAGCGGGAAAAAGACTCCATTTAGATTATATGATGATTAGAAGAACATGATTCGTTATTTAATGAGCCTCTTCACCGGAATATACAGTATATTTTTACTACTTTTTGAATAATGAGCCATGATGATGACTTCTCTTTAGTTGAAGAATTGTCGAGAAAAAACGTGCACAAGTCGTTTTCACAGTGGGTCAGATATTGGGCCTATCTTCAATGAGTTTGGGCTAAGAATATTTAGGCCTTTATTGGGCCTAGGTTATCTAGAAAACTTGTTTGCGATCAATGCGTTTCGGAAGTGGGTAAAAAAATGGTCAACATAATTACATAAAATGAATTTTCAAAGTTTCAAATTTGCAGTATATAAGTGAAAGTCTC encodes the following:
- the LOC139881062 gene encoding LOW QUALITY PROTEIN: FT-interacting protein 3-like (The sequence of the model RefSeq protein was modified relative to this genomic sequence to represent the inferred CDS: inserted 1 base in 1 codon), whose product is MQRPPPEDFALKETKPHLGGMKVTGDRLTSTYDLVEQMQYLYVRVVKAKDLPGKDVTGSCDPYTEVKLGNYKGTTRHFEKKSNPEWSQVFAFSKERIQASVLEVTVKDKDLVKDDFIGRVLFDLNEIPKRVPPDSPLAPQWYRLEDRKGDKAKGELMLAVWWGTQADEAFPEAWHSDAATVSGTDGLANIRSKVYLSPKLWYLRLNVIEAQDLQPTDKGRYPEVYVKAILGNQALRTRISPARNINPMWNEDLMFVAAEPFEEPLILSVEDRVAPNKDEILGRCAIPLQYVDRRLDHKXVNTKWHNLEKHAIMEGEKKKEIKFASRIHLRICLEGGYHVLDESTHYSSDLRPTAKQLWKPSIGVLEVGILSAQGLMPMKTKDGRGTTDAYCVAKYGQKWVRTRTIIDSFMPKWNEQYTWEVFDPCTVITVGVFDNCHLHGGGDKAGGAKDTRIGKVRIRLSTLETDRVYTHSYPLLVLHTNGVKKMGEIHLAVRFTCSSLLNMMHMYSHPLLPKMHYLHPLTVSQLDSLRHQATQIVSMRLSRAEPPLRKEVVEYMLDVGSHMWSMRRSKANFFRIMGVLGGLIAVGKWFDQICNWKNPITTVLIHILFVILVLYPELILPTIFLYLFLIGVWYYRWRPRHPPHMDTRLSYADSAHPDELDEEFDTFPTSRPSDIVRMRYDRLRSIAGRIQTVVGDLATQGERFQSLLSWRDPRATALFVIFCLIAAIVLYVTPFQVVALLTGFYVLRHPRFRHKLPSVPLNFFRRLPARTDCML